From Streptomyces sp. NBC_00775, one genomic window encodes:
- a CDS encoding PP2C family protein-serine/threonine phosphatase gives MSVDRLVEEPSGRGLVAIPLALIVVITVVDIRSPSDIHLGPLLVIAPALTASLAGASLTALVGVLAVTAQVVIAVLHGGLTTANHIAQIIALTVLSALVVFVCHVRERRARELSRARSVAETAQRVLLRPPPRRIGPLRVAWLYLAAEDETHIGGDLFAVARAAHSSTRVIIGDVRGKGLASIGEASVVLGAFREGSHRYATLPALTAALEVSVCRDLDEVADTEHDPGEHFITALVLDLPDQGPQAEMINCGHPPPLLLHDHEVTVLHARRPVPPLGMCELPASSHHPDPFTFETGDILLLYTDGVIEARSPTGAFYPLAERVASFPSSHPDTLLRHVYDDLLAHVGGQPADDAAILVIERTTSHHLHRPHFTHPVDGHHRLRPSGSSSPVEH, from the coding sequence GTGTCAGTGGACCGCCTCGTGGAGGAGCCGTCGGGCCGTGGTCTGGTGGCGATCCCGCTCGCGCTGATCGTCGTGATCACTGTGGTGGACATCCGCTCCCCCAGCGACATCCATCTGGGCCCGTTGCTGGTCATCGCGCCCGCGCTCACCGCTTCTCTCGCCGGGGCGTCGCTGACCGCTCTGGTCGGGGTACTGGCCGTGACCGCCCAGGTGGTTATCGCGGTGCTCCACGGCGGACTGACCACGGCCAACCACATCGCGCAGATCATCGCCCTGACCGTGCTCTCCGCACTGGTGGTGTTCGTCTGCCATGTACGGGAGCGGCGCGCTCGGGAGCTGAGCCGGGCCCGGTCGGTGGCCGAGACGGCGCAGCGGGTTCTGCTGCGGCCTCCACCCCGCCGGATCGGTCCGCTGCGCGTGGCCTGGCTGTATCTGGCCGCCGAGGACGAGACCCACATCGGGGGCGACCTGTTCGCGGTCGCCCGCGCCGCCCACTCCTCGACCCGGGTGATCATCGGCGATGTCCGGGGCAAGGGCCTGGCCTCCATCGGCGAGGCGTCGGTGGTGCTGGGCGCGTTCCGTGAGGGCTCCCATCGGTACGCCACCCTGCCGGCGCTCACGGCTGCCCTCGAGGTGAGCGTGTGCCGGGACCTGGACGAGGTGGCCGACACCGAGCACGATCCCGGCGAACACTTCATCACCGCGCTCGTACTCGACCTCCCCGACCAGGGCCCGCAGGCCGAGATGATCAACTGCGGTCATCCCCCACCCCTGCTGCTGCACGATCACGAGGTCACGGTCCTGCACGCGCGCCGCCCCGTACCCCCGCTGGGCATGTGCGAGCTGCCCGCCTCCAGCCACCACCCCGACCCGTTCACCTTCGAAACCGGCGACATCCTGCTGCTCTACACCGATGGCGTCATCGAGGCCCGCTCACCCACGGGCGCCTTCTACCCACTGGCCGAGCGCGTCGCCTCCTTCCCCTCCTCCCATCCCGACACCCTGCTCCGTCACGTCTACGACGACCTGCTCGCCCACGTCGGCGGCCAACCCGCCGACGACGCCGCGATCCTGGTCATCGAACGCACCACCTCCCACCACCTCCACCGACCGCACTTCACCCACCCCGTCGACGGCCACCACCGGCTGCGCCCCAGCGGATCGTCCTCACCCGTGGAACACTGA
- a CDS encoding glycoside hydrolase family 15 protein — protein MTPEAGARDGVRRRPGEPWGADTLRYLPIAEHGLIGDLRSAALVGTNGTIDWYCCPRFDAPSVFASILDADRGGSFELAADVPARTKQFYFPDTNVLITRFFADDGVGEIQDFMPVVDDSREADRHRLIRRVVCVRGTLPFRARVAPRFEYGAAPHTVHAQAGQAVFTSSSLRLALTSTVPIEVSGQDVWSLFKLHEGESAVFTIDRVGGDVGPRFCAVAEAEREFNATVRYWRRWLSQSRYRGRWREMVHRSALTLKLLTYAPTGAIIAAPTTSLPEQIGGERNWDYRYVWIRDAAFCVYAMLRLGFTDEAEAFMGFLSEHVRLTATGTPQPGGPLQIMYGIDGSRDLPERELPHLEGYRCSAPVRVGNAAVGQLQLDIYGALVDSLYLYDKWGKPISSAHWDSISELVDWVCDHWDQPDEGVWETRGGRKPFLYSRLMCWVAIERAMRLAQHRGLPADMVHWGKTRDTIYRRIMRHGWSDERHTFVQYEDSNILDAALLMMPLAKFISPTDPKWLATLDALGEDLVSDSLVYRYDPQASPDGLQGEEGTFSICSFWYVEALTRAGRLDEARLAFEKMLTYANHLGLYAEEIGHTGEQHGNFPQAFTHLALISAAFNLDRMLG, from the coding sequence ATGACTCCTGAGGCCGGAGCGAGGGACGGGGTGCGCCGCAGACCTGGCGAGCCCTGGGGCGCCGACACACTCCGCTACCTGCCCATCGCCGAGCACGGCCTGATCGGCGATCTGCGCAGCGCGGCCCTGGTCGGTACGAACGGCACCATCGACTGGTACTGCTGCCCACGCTTCGACGCACCCAGCGTCTTCGCCTCGATCCTCGACGCCGACCGGGGCGGATCCTTCGAACTCGCCGCCGACGTCCCGGCACGCACGAAGCAGTTCTACTTCCCCGACACCAATGTGCTGATCACCCGCTTCTTCGCGGACGACGGAGTCGGCGAGATCCAGGACTTCATGCCAGTCGTCGACGACTCACGCGAGGCCGACCGGCACCGCCTGATCCGCCGCGTGGTGTGCGTCCGCGGAACGCTGCCCTTCCGCGCGCGCGTCGCCCCCCGCTTCGAGTACGGGGCCGCCCCGCACACCGTGCACGCACAAGCCGGCCAGGCGGTCTTCACGTCGTCCTCGCTCCGGCTCGCGCTGACGTCCACCGTGCCCATCGAGGTCTCGGGCCAGGACGTGTGGTCGCTGTTCAAGCTGCACGAGGGCGAGTCCGCCGTCTTCACCATCGACCGGGTCGGCGGCGATGTGGGCCCCCGCTTCTGCGCAGTGGCCGAGGCCGAAAGGGAGTTCAACGCGACCGTCCGCTACTGGCGGCGGTGGCTGTCCCAGTCGCGCTACCGCGGCCGCTGGCGGGAGATGGTGCACCGCTCCGCCCTCACCCTGAAGCTGCTCACCTACGCCCCGACCGGCGCCATCATCGCCGCACCCACCACCAGCCTGCCCGAACAGATCGGCGGCGAGCGCAACTGGGACTACCGCTACGTCTGGATCCGCGACGCCGCGTTCTGCGTGTACGCGATGCTCAGACTCGGGTTCACCGACGAGGCGGAAGCCTTCATGGGCTTCCTGTCCGAGCACGTCCGGCTCACAGCGACCGGGACGCCCCAACCCGGCGGCCCCCTGCAGATCATGTACGGCATCGACGGAAGTCGTGACCTGCCCGAACGCGAACTGCCCCACCTGGAGGGCTATCGGTGCTCGGCACCCGTACGCGTCGGCAACGCCGCCGTCGGCCAGCTGCAACTGGACATCTACGGGGCGCTCGTCGACTCCCTCTACCTGTACGACAAGTGGGGCAAACCCATCTCCAGCGCGCACTGGGACAGCATCAGCGAGCTCGTCGACTGGGTCTGCGACCACTGGGACCAGCCCGACGAGGGAGTGTGGGAGACCCGCGGAGGACGAAAGCCGTTCCTCTACTCACGGCTGATGTGCTGGGTGGCGATCGAACGCGCGATGCGACTGGCCCAACACCGCGGCCTCCCCGCCGACATGGTGCACTGGGGGAAAACCCGGGACACCATCTACCGCCGGATCATGCGGCACGGCTGGTCCGACGAGCGGCACACCTTCGTCCAGTACGAGGACAGCAACATCCTCGACGCAGCACTGCTGATGATGCCGCTGGCGAAGTTCATCTCCCCGACCGACCCGAAATGGCTCGCCACGCTGGACGCGCTGGGCGAGGACCTGGTGTCCGACTCGCTGGTCTACCGCTATGACCCGCAAGCCAGCCCCGACGGCCTCCAAGGCGAAGAAGGCACCTTCTCGATCTGCTCCTTCTGGTACGTCGAGGCACTGACCCGCGCGGGCCGACTCGACGAAGCCCGCCTCGCGTTCGAGAAGATGCTCACCTACGCCAACCACCTCGGCCTGTACGCGGAAGAGATCGGCCACACCGGCGAACAGCACGGAAACTTCCCCCAGGCATTCACCCATCTCGCCCTGATCAGCGCGGCCTTCAACCTCGACCGCATGCTCGGCTAG
- a CDS encoding M14 family metallopeptidase, producing MTYLNTIEVESAVTSLATAFPSACDIIDLPNASFEGRSGHALRIGTGPAGTNDCVVLIGGVHAREWGSCEVLIHLAADLLEAYSGGTGLVYGGTSFTSDEVRSLLDDLDLVVFPLVNPDGRNYSQNVDPMWRKNRNPANSGGDPARIGVDINRNFDFLFDFATAFDPTAGPRVSADPGDLEVYQGPSPFSEPETRNVRWLLDEFPRTRWFVDVHSYSEDMLFVWGDDENQSLDQAMNFLNRAFDGTRGVAGDPAYAEFIPTGDADDAAVLAEQFCAGLRGVRGRAYTPMSAFHLYPTSGTSDDYAYSRHLVDPRKGKILAFTIEWGKSFHPPWPEMERIILDTDAGLAQFCLTALQQRRRMAATGVGAGASADR from the coding sequence ATGACGTACTTGAACACCATTGAGGTCGAGTCCGCCGTGACCAGCCTGGCCACCGCGTTCCCGTCCGCATGCGACATCATCGACCTGCCCAACGCCTCGTTCGAAGGCCGCAGCGGCCATGCCCTGCGGATCGGCACGGGCCCCGCCGGCACCAACGACTGCGTCGTACTGATAGGAGGCGTGCACGCCCGCGAATGGGGCAGCTGCGAGGTCCTCATCCACCTCGCCGCCGACCTGCTGGAGGCCTACAGCGGCGGTACGGGCCTCGTCTATGGCGGTACGAGCTTCACCTCCGACGAGGTGCGGAGCCTCCTGGACGACCTGGATCTCGTCGTCTTCCCGCTCGTCAACCCCGACGGCCGGAACTACAGCCAGAACGTCGACCCGATGTGGCGAAAGAACCGCAACCCGGCCAACTCCGGCGGGGATCCCGCCCGCATCGGCGTCGACATCAACCGCAACTTCGACTTCCTCTTCGACTTCGCCACCGCCTTCGACCCGACCGCCGGGCCCCGGGTCTCGGCGGACCCGGGAGATCTCGAGGTGTACCAGGGCCCCAGCCCCTTCTCGGAGCCCGAGACCCGTAACGTCCGCTGGCTGCTGGACGAATTCCCGCGGACCCGCTGGTTCGTCGACGTGCACAGCTACTCCGAGGACATGCTCTTCGTCTGGGGCGACGACGAGAACCAGTCCCTCGACCAGGCCATGAACTTCCTCAACCGCGCCTTCGACGGTACGCGCGGAGTGGCCGGCGACCCGGCCTACGCGGAGTTCATCCCGACGGGCGACGCCGACGACGCCGCCGTGCTCGCCGAGCAGTTCTGCGCGGGACTGCGGGGCGTACGCGGCCGTGCCTACACCCCGATGTCCGCCTTCCACCTGTACCCGACCAGTGGAACCAGCGACGACTACGCGTACTCCCGTCACCTCGTCGACCCCCGGAAGGGCAAGATCCTCGCCTTCACCATCGAGTGGGGCAAGAGCTTCCACCCGCCGTGGCCGGAGATGGAGCGCATCATCCTGGACACCGACGCCGGGCTCGCGCAGTTCTGCCTTACGGCTCTCCAGCAGCGGCGACGGATGGCGGCCACGGGTGTCGGTGCCGGCGCGAGCGCCGATCGCTGA
- a CDS encoding maleylpyruvate isomerase family mycothiol-dependent enzyme, with the protein MIRKEDGSGVEPVAGRVAIRETAEDIAALLRGGADMERRVPGAEWSVGEAAAHLALANELMADIAAGHARSYGDGTPQSLAAANEQALAEFAERGAQPLAAMIVAQADACLKALEEGAAEEGVVSPLGPMSLEVLGSYLLTHMLGHGYDLARALGRTHMIDRARVRLTLPFLITVMPRVTNSARTAGLTACYSVRLWGGGQFGVTVSDGAVSVDSRPPARPDCTILIEPVTFLLMALGRRDQWSAIAQGRILVWGRKPWLAPRFPALFTAP; encoded by the coding sequence ATGATCCGAAAAGAGGATGGGAGCGGCGTGGAACCTGTGGCTGGGCGGGTGGCGATACGCGAGACCGCTGAGGACATTGCCGCGCTGTTGCGCGGCGGCGCCGACATGGAACGTCGGGTACCCGGGGCGGAGTGGAGCGTCGGGGAGGCGGCGGCGCATCTGGCGCTGGCCAACGAGCTGATGGCCGACATCGCCGCGGGACACGCACGCAGCTACGGGGACGGCACGCCGCAGAGCCTCGCCGCCGCCAATGAACAGGCGCTCGCCGAGTTCGCCGAGCGTGGGGCTCAGCCGTTGGCGGCGATGATCGTGGCGCAGGCCGATGCTTGCCTGAAGGCGTTGGAGGAAGGTGCCGCGGAGGAAGGTGTTGTCTCTCCGCTGGGCCCGATGAGCCTGGAGGTGCTGGGCTCGTACCTGCTCACGCACATGCTGGGCCACGGTTACGATCTCGCCCGCGCCCTGGGGCGTACCCACATGATCGACCGTGCCCGGGTGAGGCTGACCCTGCCGTTCCTGATCACGGTCATGCCGCGGGTGACGAACAGCGCCCGCACCGCCGGGCTGACCGCCTGCTACTCGGTCCGCCTGTGGGGCGGTGGCCAATTCGGTGTGACGGTCAGCGATGGCGCGGTGTCCGTCGACTCACGGCCGCCGGCCCGCCCGGACTGCACCATCCTCATCGAGCCGGTCACCTTCCTCCTGATGGCCCTCGGCCGCCGCGACCAGTGGAGCGCCATCGCCCAGGGCCGGATCCTCGTCTGGGGGCGCAAGCCCTGGCTCGCTCCCCGCTTCCCGGCTCTCTTCACGGCGCCCTGA
- a CDS encoding TetR/AcrR family transcriptional regulator, with protein sequence MVERGSPEKRGRLSRPLVLAAAVALVDRDGLAALTMRRLATDLGVEPMAIYRYTAGKEALVDGLVEAFFAEVNERLRTSAGEIHSDRDAESAGLLWRAELRRIARAFAFVVHAHPEILPVVATRPLSLPVARRPAPLLQLTEHILAVLGRAGFDDATVLSIYRAFVAWNLGCLLVDKRQVVDNPDEPDLLLRLGLHRLPAAEYPRLRALVPRLAEYDDEQELMAGLDSLLSRMPEAPLDSFYGGSAP encoded by the coding sequence ATGGTTGAGCGGGGCAGCCCGGAGAAACGGGGGCGCCTGAGCCGCCCGCTGGTGCTCGCCGCGGCCGTCGCCCTGGTCGACAGGGACGGGCTCGCGGCGCTGACCATGCGGCGACTGGCCACCGACCTCGGCGTGGAGCCGATGGCCATCTACCGGTACACCGCCGGCAAGGAGGCACTGGTCGACGGCCTGGTCGAGGCCTTCTTCGCCGAGGTCAACGAACGGCTGCGCACCTCGGCCGGGGAGATCCACTCCGACCGGGATGCCGAATCCGCCGGTCTGCTCTGGCGCGCCGAACTGCGCCGGATCGCACGTGCCTTCGCCTTCGTGGTGCACGCCCACCCCGAGATCCTGCCCGTGGTGGCCACCCGCCCGCTCAGCCTGCCGGTGGCCCGGCGCCCGGCACCGTTGCTCCAGCTCACGGAACACATCCTCGCCGTGCTGGGCCGGGCCGGCTTCGACGACGCCACCGTGCTGTCGATCTACCGCGCCTTCGTGGCGTGGAACCTCGGCTGTCTCCTGGTGGACAAGCGTCAGGTGGTCGACAACCCCGATGAGCCGGACCTCCTGCTGCGCCTGGGCCTGCACCGGCTGCCCGCCGCCGAGTACCCGCGCCTGCGCGCACTCGTCCCGCGACTGGCCGAGTACGACGACGAGCAAGAACTGATGGCAGGCCTCGACAGCCTGCTGAGCCGGATGCCCGAGGCGCCCCTTGACTCGTTCTACGGCGGAAGCGCACCCTGA
- a CDS encoding flavodoxin family protein has product MPTLLIVHHTPSPNCQAMFEAVVSGATAPEIENVRVVRRAALSATASDVLGADGYLLGTPANLGYMSGALKHFFDQVYYPCLDETRGRPFGYYVHGGNDVTGAVRGIESITTGLGWRRDAEAVTVTGEPGKTDVEACWELGATLAAQLMG; this is encoded by the coding sequence GTGCCCACTTTGCTGATCGTGCATCACACGCCCTCGCCCAACTGCCAGGCGATGTTCGAAGCCGTCGTCTCCGGTGCGACGGCGCCGGAGATCGAGAACGTCCGGGTCGTGCGGAGGGCGGCCCTGTCGGCCACCGCCTCGGACGTACTCGGTGCCGATGGCTATCTGCTCGGCACACCGGCGAACCTCGGCTATATGTCAGGCGCCCTCAAGCACTTCTTCGACCAGGTCTACTACCCCTGCCTGGACGAGACGCGCGGTCGGCCCTTCGGCTACTACGTACACGGCGGGAACGACGTCACGGGGGCGGTGCGCGGCATCGAGTCGATCACGACAGGCCTCGGCTGGCGGCGCGATGCCGAGGCGGTGACGGTGACGGGTGAGCCCGGCAAGACCGATGTCGAGGCGTGCTGGGAACTGGGAGCGACGCTCGCCGCCCAGCTGATGGGCTGA
- a CDS encoding calcium-binding protein codes for MFIRSAVATLSGALALSALAVTTADADAGQGDTQVVQVLVNNGKSVVVGATTKKTITLSITARDNSGIKEAYGWLYHGSFDNPDGFAGPGSDTPLTCTPVPGSVTDSTCTASITIDPNAALINANAGTWHVWTSVDANDFDFINKDSAGTFLMKRAAKLTADASPEPVTAGKVITVKGTLSRANWDNLTYGGYVGQSAKLQFRKAGTTTYNTVKTVTSGAGGALKTTATASVDGYWRWSFAGTGTTGATSAAGDYVDVTAG; via the coding sequence ATGTTCATACGTTCTGCCGTCGCCACCCTGTCGGGCGCGCTGGCCCTGTCCGCCCTCGCTGTGACCACCGCCGACGCCGACGCCGGCCAAGGGGACACCCAGGTCGTCCAGGTCCTCGTCAACAACGGCAAGTCGGTTGTGGTCGGCGCCACCACGAAGAAGACGATCACGCTCAGCATTACCGCCAGGGACAACTCGGGGATCAAAGAAGCCTACGGGTGGCTCTACCACGGCTCGTTCGACAATCCTGACGGCTTCGCGGGGCCCGGCTCCGACACTCCGCTGACCTGCACCCCTGTCCCCGGAAGCGTCACCGACTCCACCTGCACGGCCAGCATCACCATCGACCCCAACGCGGCCCTCATCAACGCCAACGCCGGTACGTGGCACGTCTGGACCTCGGTGGACGCCAACGACTTCGACTTCATCAACAAGGACAGCGCGGGCACCTTCCTGATGAAGCGTGCCGCCAAGCTGACCGCCGATGCCTCCCCCGAGCCGGTGACCGCGGGCAAGGTCATCACCGTCAAGGGCACCCTGAGCCGCGCCAACTGGGACAACCTCACCTACGGAGGCTACGTGGGACAGTCGGCGAAGCTGCAGTTCCGGAAGGCCGGCACCACTACGTACAACACGGTGAAGACGGTCACCAGCGGTGCCGGAGGCGCTCTCAAGACCACCGCGACCGCCTCCGTGGACGGCTACTGGCGCTGGAGCTTCGCCGGGACCGGCACGACCGGAGCGACCAGCGCCGCCGGTGACTACGTCGACGTAACAGCGGGCTGA